From Actinomyces sp. oral taxon 171 str. F0337, one genomic window encodes:
- a CDS encoding hemolysin family protein, whose amino-acid sequence MTDWLMIAVGVVLTVGTALFVAGEFSLVALDPSTVETRAAAGNRRATVVQRALSRLSTLLSGAQVGITLTTVLLGYTMQAALANLLTDLMSHWLATSVATGAAVVIALIVVNAFSMVIGELIPKNATLADPMRAAGLVAPFLMGFTTLLKPLIVLLNGAANAVLHAMGIEPAEELSGTRSAGELASLVRHSAEEGTLDASTATLLTRSIGLGALTAIDVMTDRGRLHTLEADDSAEDVVHLARATGHSRFPVIGRDVDDVMGIVHLRRAIGVPYERRADVPVASTSLMTPAPRVPETMPLADLLVELRAQGSQMAIVVDEYGGTAGVVTLEDAVEEVVGDVADEHDRRRAGAHLDPSGHWVVPGWMRPDELATRAAIQVPDDGPYETLGGLVMTELGRIPAVGDVVELTHASLTVDAMDGRRVTRLHVRPKDPEVASGGRAPEGEPR is encoded by the coding sequence ATGACCGACTGGCTCATGATCGCCGTCGGCGTGGTCCTCACCGTGGGCACCGCCCTGTTCGTGGCCGGTGAGTTCTCCCTGGTGGCCCTCGACCCCTCCACTGTTGAGACCCGCGCCGCCGCTGGGAACAGGCGCGCCACCGTCGTCCAGCGTGCCCTGAGCCGCCTGTCCACCCTCCTGTCCGGAGCCCAGGTCGGCATCACCCTGACCACGGTGCTCCTGGGCTACACCATGCAGGCGGCCCTGGCGAACCTGCTCACCGACCTCATGAGCCACTGGCTGGCCACCTCGGTGGCCACCGGCGCCGCAGTCGTCATCGCCCTCATCGTCGTCAACGCCTTCTCCATGGTCATCGGCGAGCTCATCCCCAAGAACGCCACCCTGGCCGACCCCATGCGCGCCGCTGGGCTCGTGGCCCCCTTCCTCATGGGCTTCACCACCCTCCTCAAGCCCCTCATCGTCCTGCTCAACGGCGCCGCCAACGCCGTTCTGCACGCCATGGGCATCGAACCCGCCGAGGAGCTCAGCGGCACCCGCAGCGCCGGCGAGCTCGCCTCCCTCGTGCGCCACAGCGCCGAGGAGGGCACCCTCGACGCCTCCACCGCCACCCTGCTCACCCGCTCCATCGGCCTGGGGGCGCTGACCGCCATCGACGTCATGACCGACCGCGGCCGCCTCCACACTCTTGAGGCCGACGACTCCGCCGAGGACGTCGTGCACCTGGCCCGCGCCACCGGCCACTCCCGCTTCCCCGTCATCGGCCGGGACGTCGACGACGTCATGGGCATCGTCCACCTGCGCCGCGCCATCGGCGTCCCCTACGAGCGGCGCGCCGACGTGCCGGTGGCCTCCACCTCCCTCATGACCCCCGCGCCCCGCGTCCCCGAGACCATGCCGCTGGCCGACCTGCTCGTCGAGCTGCGCGCCCAGGGCTCCCAGATGGCGATCGTCGTCGACGAGTACGGCGGCACCGCCGGCGTCGTCACCCTCGAGGACGCCGTCGAGGAGGTCGTCGGGGATGTCGCCGACGAGCACGACCGCCGCCGCGCCGGCGCCCACCTCGACCCCTCGGGCCACTGGGTCGTTCCCGGGTGGATGCGCCCCGACGAGCTCGCCACCCGCGCCGCCATCCAGGTACCCGACGACGGCCCCTACGAGACCCTCGGCGGCCTGGTCATGACCGAGCTCGGCCGCATTCCCGCCGTCGGCGACGTCGTCGAGCTGACTCACGCGTCCCTGACCGTCGACGCCATGGACGGGCGCCGCGTCACCCGCCTCCACGTGCGCCCCAAGGACCCTGAGGTCGCGTCCGGGGGACGGGCGCCTGAGGGGGAGCCCCGATGA
- a CDS encoding sigma-70 family RNA polymerase sigma factor produces the protein MTDIDDHTDEIALDEVIDPGDAAHGLDRAPAGEDEAARAARFEAEALPYLDQLYGAALRMTRNRADAEDLVQDAYAKAFGSFHQYRPGTNLKAWLYRILTNTFINSYRKKQREPLQSDAETVEDWQLHRAASHDSVGLPSAENLALDALPDSDIKDALGQLTEDRRLAVYLADVEGFSYKEIAEIMDTPIGTVMSRLHRGRRQLRELLADYAREYGYGEEEK, from the coding sequence ATGACGGACATCGACGACCACACAGATGAGATCGCCCTGGACGAGGTGATCGATCCGGGCGATGCTGCGCACGGTCTGGACCGGGCGCCGGCAGGTGAGGACGAGGCCGCCCGCGCCGCCCGCTTCGAGGCCGAGGCCCTGCCCTACCTGGACCAGCTCTACGGCGCCGCCCTACGCATGACCCGCAACCGAGCCGATGCCGAGGACCTCGTGCAGGATGCCTACGCCAAGGCCTTCGGCTCCTTCCACCAGTACCGGCCCGGCACCAACCTCAAGGCCTGGCTCTACCGGATCCTGACCAACACCTTCATCAACTCCTACCGCAAGAAGCAGCGCGAGCCGCTCCAGTCCGACGCGGAGACGGTCGAGGACTGGCAGCTGCACCGGGCCGCCTCCCACGACTCGGTGGGGCTGCCCAGCGCGGAGAACCTCGCCCTGGACGCCCTGCCGGACTCCGACATCAAGGACGCCCTGGGTCAGCTCACCGAGGACCGTCGCCTGGCCGTCTACCTGGCGGACGTGGAGGGCTTCTCCTACAAGGAGATCGCCGAGATCATGGACACGCCCATCGGGACCGTCATGTCCCGGCTGCACCGAGGGCGCCGCCAGCTGCGCGAGCTGCTGGCCGACTACGCCCGCGAGTACGGGTACGGGGAGGAGGAGAAATGA
- a CDS encoding GDSL-type esterase/lipase family protein: MRETRLSFIGDELVAGHGDGRALGWTGRVMARTPRDADILWTSLAVPGETTAQMSDRWGPEVARRSTHTGINRLVVGLGVADVIAGISYARSRLALANILDTAASDHRECFVVGPPPLPEADPDATAQLSQAAEEVCLRRNVPYVDAFEPLRNHEQWTADVAAAGGTHPGQAGYGLLAWLVLHRGWYEWLGVERPES; this comes from the coding sequence ATGCGTGAGACGAGGCTGAGCTTCATCGGCGACGAGCTGGTGGCCGGTCATGGTGACGGGCGCGCTCTGGGATGGACGGGCCGGGTCATGGCCCGTACGCCCCGGGACGCCGACATCCTGTGGACCTCACTGGCGGTTCCCGGTGAGACGACCGCCCAGATGTCCGACCGCTGGGGGCCCGAGGTGGCACGGCGCTCCACGCACACCGGCATCAACCGGCTCGTCGTGGGACTGGGAGTGGCCGACGTGATCGCCGGCATATCATACGCCCGCTCACGCCTGGCCCTGGCCAACATCCTCGACACTGCCGCCTCCGACCACCGCGAGTGCTTCGTCGTCGGGCCCCCTCCCCTGCCGGAGGCCGATCCCGACGCCACCGCCCAGCTGTCCCAGGCCGCCGAGGAGGTGTGCCTGCGCCGCAATGTGCCCTACGTGGACGCCTTCGAGCCGCTGCGCAACCACGAGCAGTGGACGGCCGACGTGGCTGCCGCCGGCGGCACGCACCCGGGCCAGGCCGGATACGGTCTGCTGGCCTGGCTGGTGCTGCACCGCGGCTGGTACGAGTGGCTCGGCGTCGAGCGCCCCGAGTCCTGA
- the rsrA gene encoding mycothiol system anti-sigma-R factor, which produces MTDRMKPGTSSDNAEPAKNPKTLKTTDGSQDCSCAEARAHLEAFLDRECTADLAERLAQHVATCSHCSRIADAETHLREILRSRCAEQAPPELRARVLGRLSALRATAVSVTTTSTTTRTRASASGQVVRIVESRVESSRTVRFERD; this is translated from the coding sequence ATGACAGACCGCATGAAACCGGGAACCAGCAGCGACAACGCTGAGCCCGCCAAGAACCCCAAGACCCTTAAGACTACGGACGGCTCCCAGGACTGCTCCTGCGCCGAGGCCCGCGCCCACCTGGAGGCCTTCCTCGACCGCGAGTGCACCGCCGACCTCGCCGAGCGCCTCGCCCAGCACGTGGCCACCTGCTCGCACTGCTCGCGCATCGCCGACGCCGAGACCCACCTGCGTGAGATCCTGCGCTCGCGGTGCGCCGAGCAGGCCCCTCCCGAGCTGCGCGCCCGGGTCCTTGGGCGCCTGTCGGCCCTGCGCGCCACCGCGGTGAGCGTGACGACGACGTCGACCACGACCCGGACTCGGGCCTCCGCCTCCGGACAGGTGGTGCGCATCGTGGAGTCCAGGGTCGAGTCCTCCCGGACCGTCCGCTTCGAGCGCGACTGA
- a CDS encoding NADP-dependent isocitrate dehydrogenase encodes MTVQSAQPAQASQTTQSKQAEEPDIVYTWTDEAPMLATHSFLPVVRGFAQRAGVSVGTADISLAGRILASFSLADDDLARLGELTQSPAATIIKLPNISASLPQLKAAIAELQALGHEIPDYPDSPATPAEREARAAYDAVKGSAVNPVLREGNSDRRAPAAVKAYARSHPHSMGAWSPESRTRVATMGTGDFRRNERSVVVPEAGTLQIRLRPSDGGDPIVLRESLPVTAGEVVDATFMSAAALDEFLARQVAAAKDEDLLLSVHLKATMMKVSDPIIFGHAVRAALPGVFSTYGRVLAEAGLRPEDGLASILAGLDSLPQGEEIRAAIEAELAAGPRLSMVDSDRGITNLHVPSDVIIDASMPAMIRAGGHLWGPDGQTADTLAVIPDSSYAGVYQAVIEDCRAHGALDPATMGSVPNVGLMARKAEEYGSHDKTFLIPADGTVEVVAVEDAGAEPGAVLLSHEVAAGDIWRACTTQDAPVRDWVHLAVTRARATGAPAVFWLDPERGHDAVLIDLVHRYLAGEDTEGLDIRVLDPVAATRLSLERARRGEDTISVTGNVLRDYNTDLFPILELGTSAKMLSVVPLMNGGGLYETGAGGSAPKHVRQLLEEDYLRWDSLGEFLALAEAFHHVGQVSGNERAEVLADALEAATARLLEENRSPARRLGQIDNRGSHAWLALYWARELAAQETSTELAAVFSPIAQQLEAFNDTIQAELLAVQGSPVDIGGYYRPDKALTDAVMRPSTTLNAVIEALQ; translated from the coding sequence ATGACCGTCCAGTCCGCCCAGCCGGCTCAGGCAAGCCAGACGACCCAGTCGAAGCAGGCTGAGGAGCCCGACATCGTCTACACCTGGACCGACGAAGCCCCGATGTTGGCGACCCACTCCTTCCTGCCGGTCGTGCGCGGTTTCGCCCAGCGGGCGGGCGTGAGCGTCGGCACGGCGGACATCTCGTTGGCGGGACGCATCCTGGCATCCTTCTCCCTGGCCGACGACGACCTGGCCCGCCTGGGTGAGCTCACCCAGTCCCCGGCGGCCACGATCATCAAGCTGCCCAACATCTCGGCCTCCCTGCCCCAGCTCAAGGCCGCCATCGCCGAGCTTCAGGCCCTGGGCCACGAGATCCCCGACTACCCCGACTCCCCTGCCACGCCCGCCGAGCGGGAGGCGCGCGCCGCCTACGACGCCGTCAAGGGCAGCGCTGTCAACCCCGTCCTGCGTGAGGGCAACTCGGACCGGCGCGCCCCGGCGGCCGTCAAGGCCTACGCCCGCTCCCACCCGCACTCGATGGGGGCCTGGTCGCCCGAGTCGCGCACCCGCGTGGCCACGATGGGGACCGGGGACTTCCGGCGCAATGAGCGCAGCGTCGTCGTGCCCGAGGCCGGCACCCTGCAGATCCGGTTGCGCCCGTCCGACGGCGGCGATCCGATCGTCCTGCGGGAGTCGCTGCCGGTGACGGCCGGGGAGGTCGTGGACGCCACCTTCATGAGCGCCGCCGCCCTGGACGAGTTCCTCGCCCGACAGGTGGCCGCCGCCAAGGATGAGGACCTGCTGCTGTCGGTGCACCTCAAGGCCACGATGATGAAGGTCTCCGACCCGATCATCTTCGGTCACGCGGTGCGCGCCGCCCTTCCGGGCGTCTTCTCCACCTACGGGCGGGTACTGGCCGAGGCGGGTCTGCGCCCCGAGGACGGGCTGGCCTCGATCCTGGCGGGCCTGGACTCGCTGCCCCAGGGTGAGGAGATCCGCGCCGCCATCGAGGCCGAGCTCGCCGCCGGGCCCCGCCTGTCCATGGTGGACTCCGACCGCGGCATCACGAACCTGCACGTGCCCAGTGACGTCATCATCGATGCCTCCATGCCCGCCATGATCCGTGCCGGCGGCCACCTGTGGGGACCGGACGGCCAGACCGCGGACACGCTCGCCGTCATCCCGGACTCCTCCTACGCCGGGGTCTACCAGGCTGTCATCGAGGACTGCCGAGCCCACGGGGCCCTGGACCCGGCCACCATGGGCTCGGTGCCCAACGTGGGTCTCATGGCCCGCAAGGCCGAGGAGTACGGCAGCCACGACAAGACCTTCCTCATCCCGGCCGACGGCACCGTGGAGGTCGTCGCGGTCGAGGACGCGGGCGCCGAGCCCGGTGCGGTGCTGCTGTCCCACGAGGTGGCCGCCGGCGACATCTGGCGGGCCTGCACCACGCAGGACGCCCCCGTGCGCGACTGGGTGCACCTGGCGGTCACGCGGGCCCGGGCCACCGGTGCCCCGGCCGTCTTCTGGCTGGACCCCGAGCGTGGCCACGACGCCGTCCTCATCGACCTGGTGCACCGTTACCTGGCAGGTGAGGACACCGAGGGCCTGGACATCCGCGTCCTGGACCCGGTGGCGGCCACGCGCCTGTCCCTGGAGCGCGCCCGCCGCGGCGAGGACACCATCTCGGTGACCGGCAACGTGCTGCGTGACTACAACACGGACCTCTTCCCCATCCTCGAGCTGGGCACGAGCGCCAAGATGCTCTCGGTGGTGCCGCTGATGAACGGCGGCGGCCTCTATGAGACCGGGGCCGGGGGCTCGGCCCCCAAGCACGTGCGCCAGCTGCTCGAGGAGGACTACCTGCGCTGGGACTCCCTGGGCGAGTTCCTGGCCCTGGCGGAGGCCTTCCACCACGTGGGCCAGGTCAGTGGCAACGAGCGCGCCGAGGTGCTGGCCGACGCCCTGGAGGCCGCCACGGCCCGGCTGCTGGAGGAGAACCGTTCCCCGGCACGCCGCCTGGGGCAGATCGACAACCGCGGCTCGCACGCCTGGCTGGCCCTGTACTGGGCCCGCGAGCTGGCCGCGCAGGAGACCAGTACCGAGCTCGCCGCCGTCTTCTCCCCGATCGCCCAGCAGCTCGAGGCCTTCAACGACACGATCCAGGCCGAGCTGCTGGCCGTCCAGGGCTCCCCGGTGGACATCGGCGGCTACTACCGCCCCGATAAGGCCCTGACCGACGCCGTCATGCGTCCCTCGACCACCCTCAATGCGGTCATCGAGGCGCTCCAGTAA
- a CDS encoding DoxX family membrane protein, which yields MNILRSFARPMLAAPFIVDGLDALVRPSRHVEKFEKVAPTLERVGLPPVLAADARLLTRASGAASLVAGLGLAAGRAPRTNATILAALNVPLTVVNNPVWTVKGTQARKEALSGLLRGAALGAGLALAAVDRQGRPSLAWQVRNARQQREAMQAAQQAVQQRHVTA from the coding sequence ATGAACATTCTGCGATCCTTCGCCCGCCCCATGCTCGCTGCACCCTTCATCGTCGATGGGCTCGACGCCCTGGTGCGTCCGTCGCGCCACGTGGAGAAGTTCGAGAAGGTCGCCCCCACGCTGGAGCGGGTCGGCCTGCCACCGGTGCTGGCCGCCGACGCCCGGCTGCTCACCCGCGCCTCGGGTGCCGCAAGCCTCGTGGCCGGACTGGGGCTGGCCGCCGGCCGAGCTCCCCGCACGAACGCCACCATCCTGGCCGCCCTCAACGTACCCCTCACCGTGGTCAACAACCCCGTGTGGACGGTGAAGGGGACGCAGGCCCGTAAGGAGGCCCTCTCCGGGCTGCTGCGCGGGGCCGCCCTGGGGGCCGGGCTCGCGCTGGCCGCCGTCGATCGTCAGGGCAGGCCGTCACTGGCCTGGCAGGTGCGCAACGCCCGCCAGCAGCGTGAGGCGATGCAGGCCGCCCAGCAGGCCGTCCAGCAGCGCCACGTGACCGCCTGA
- a CDS encoding 50S ribosomal protein bL37 — protein MSKRGRKRRARAKSSANHGKRPNA, from the coding sequence ATGAGCAAGCGCGGTCGTAAGCGTCGTGCACGCGCCAAGTCCAGCGCCAACCACGGCAAGCGTCCCAACGCCTGA
- a CDS encoding multifunctional oxoglutarate decarboxylase/oxoglutarate dehydrogenase thiamine pyrophosphate-binding subunit/dihydrolipoyllysine-residue succinyltransferase subunit, translating into MPTQDQTSPGFGANEWMVEEMRAAWSADPSSVSPQWRELFETDPSAGLHRSSNPSNGFASAAAGGPRRATITPQVASPLRHSSAVQDVTRSDLPPAPPSDTAPPTSPYAQRLAAHPAHDLEGDGCEERSVRLKGAAARTAKNMDDSLSMPTATSARAVPAKVLIENRAVINSHLARTRGGKVSFTHLIGWAVVESLAEMPSMNVAYGVDEAGKPVLHEPAHVAFGLAIDVPGADGQRRLLVPSIKQADLMDLSQFVEAYEAIVAKARDNKLDLDDFRGTTVTLTNPGMIGTLHSVPRLMPGQGLIVGVGSMDYPAAFAGASPDTLARQAIGKVVTLTSTYDHRVIQGAASGDFLRLVERKLLGLDGFWNRAFESLRIPLEPVAWMRDTTYDPELETGKPARVAELIHAYRQRGHLAADNDPLTYRLRRHPDLDITSYGLSLWDLDRSFPTRGLGGRDRATLREILKMLRDAYCRTVGVEYMHIQDPAQRAWWQERLERDWENIGDEERRRILTKLEQAEAFETFLQTKYVGQKRFSLEGGESLIVALDRLLDAAAHDGLDEVVIGMAHRGRLNVLTNIAGKSYAQVFDEFEGNGVIEGAGTGDVKYHLGTVGVFSGTDGVSTRVSLAANPSHLETVDGVVEGIVRAKQDRIGLGEKGYTVMPVLVHGDAAFAGQGVVYETLNMSQLPAYRTGGTVHIVVNNQIGFTTGSASARSTIYATDLAKGLQVPIFHVNADDPETVARTARHAYEYRRTFHKDVIIDLICYRRRGHNEGDDPSMTQPLMYRLIDSLDSTRGVYTSALVGRGDVTPQEAQEIAKSYQDELERIFTEARLQVTGGKVSDTDAETTNTSAQDLSDPTKVGVPLSSLEIPYSQQAGIGMMLGWTSAVPRDVVERIGDAQVSWPESFTVHPKLQAMLSKRREATREGGIDWGLGELIALGSLLMEGVPIRLVGEDARRATFAQRHAVLHDHTSGQEWTPLNFLTPDQAPLEIYDSLLSEYAALAFEYGYSVERPEGLTMWEAQFGDFANGAQSVIDEYVTSAAQKWGQRSGLVMLLPHGQEGQGPDHSSARIERYLQMCAQDNMLVAQPSTPASYFHLLREHTYRRPRRPLIVFTPKQLLRLKAACSPVEDFTSGTFQPVIGETDDAVLAAAQKQNVDRVLLCSGRVYYDLLAHRTKIGDTGTAIVRLEQLYPLDASAIAEALAPFSGAELVWVQDEPANQGMWPYLALNLPTDLTGGVLPTLVSRPEAAAPAVGTAGLHRAQQEEIIHQAFTRD; encoded by the coding sequence GTGCCCACGCAGGACCAGACCAGCCCAGGCTTCGGCGCCAACGAGTGGATGGTGGAGGAGATGCGGGCCGCCTGGTCAGCGGATCCCTCCTCCGTGAGCCCCCAGTGGCGAGAGCTCTTCGAGACCGATCCGAGCGCCGGCCTGCACCGGTCAAGTAACCCTTCGAATGGCTTCGCGTCGGCGGCTGCCGGTGGTCCGCGCCGGGCCACCATCACGCCTCAGGTCGCCTCCCCCCTGCGTCACTCCTCCGCCGTCCAGGACGTCACGCGCTCAGACCTTCCGCCGGCCCCGCCGTCGGACACCGCTCCCCCGACCTCGCCTTACGCCCAGCGTCTGGCCGCCCACCCCGCGCACGACCTGGAGGGCGACGGCTGCGAGGAGAGATCCGTCCGGCTCAAGGGGGCGGCGGCCCGCACCGCCAAGAACATGGACGACTCCCTGTCCATGCCCACGGCCACCTCCGCCCGGGCCGTGCCCGCCAAGGTCCTCATCGAGAACCGTGCCGTCATCAACAGCCACCTGGCCCGCACTCGCGGCGGCAAGGTCTCCTTCACCCACCTCATCGGCTGGGCGGTGGTCGAGTCGCTGGCCGAGATGCCCTCGATGAACGTCGCCTACGGAGTCGACGAGGCCGGCAAGCCGGTCCTGCACGAGCCCGCCCACGTGGCCTTCGGCCTGGCCATCGACGTGCCCGGCGCTGACGGGCAGCGCCGACTGCTGGTGCCCTCCATCAAGCAGGCCGACCTCATGGACCTGTCCCAGTTCGTTGAGGCCTACGAGGCCATCGTGGCCAAGGCCCGCGACAACAAGCTGGACCTCGACGACTTCCGCGGCACCACCGTGACCCTGACCAACCCCGGCATGATCGGCACCCTGCACTCGGTGCCTCGCCTCATGCCCGGCCAGGGACTCATCGTGGGGGTCGGCAGCATGGACTACCCGGCCGCCTTCGCCGGTGCGAGCCCCGACACGCTGGCCCGCCAGGCCATCGGCAAGGTCGTCACCCTGACCTCCACCTACGACCACCGCGTCATCCAGGGCGCCGCCTCGGGCGATTTCCTGCGCCTGGTGGAACGCAAGCTCCTGGGACTGGACGGCTTCTGGAACCGGGCCTTCGAGTCCCTGCGCATCCCCCTCGAGCCGGTCGCGTGGATGCGTGACACCACCTACGACCCCGAGCTGGAGACCGGCAAGCCGGCGCGCGTGGCCGAGCTCATCCACGCCTACCGTCAGCGCGGACACCTGGCCGCCGACAACGACCCGCTCACCTACCGCCTGCGCCGCCACCCCGACCTGGACATCACCTCCTACGGGCTGAGCCTGTGGGACCTGGACCGCTCCTTCCCCACCCGGGGGCTGGGCGGGCGCGATCGGGCCACCCTGCGCGAGATCCTCAAGATGCTGCGCGACGCCTACTGCCGCACCGTGGGCGTGGAGTACATGCACATCCAGGACCCGGCCCAGCGAGCCTGGTGGCAGGAGCGCCTCGAGCGGGACTGGGAGAACATCGGCGATGAGGAGCGCCGTCGGATCCTCACCAAGCTGGAGCAGGCCGAGGCCTTCGAGACCTTCCTGCAGACCAAGTACGTGGGCCAGAAGCGCTTCAGCCTCGAGGGAGGGGAGTCCCTCATCGTGGCCCTGGACCGCCTGCTCGACGCCGCAGCCCACGACGGCCTCGACGAGGTCGTCATCGGCATGGCCCACCGCGGCCGCCTCAACGTGCTCACCAACATCGCCGGCAAGTCCTACGCCCAGGTCTTCGACGAGTTCGAGGGCAACGGCGTCATCGAGGGCGCCGGCACCGGGGACGTCAAGTACCACCTGGGCACCGTGGGCGTCTTCTCCGGGACCGACGGCGTGTCCACCCGCGTCTCCCTGGCCGCCAACCCCTCCCACCTGGAGACGGTCGACGGCGTCGTCGAGGGCATCGTGCGCGCCAAGCAGGACCGCATCGGCCTGGGCGAGAAGGGCTACACGGTCATGCCGGTCCTCGTCCACGGTGACGCCGCCTTCGCCGGCCAGGGCGTGGTCTACGAGACCCTCAACATGAGCCAGCTGCCCGCCTACCGCACCGGCGGCACCGTCCACATCGTCGTCAACAACCAGATCGGCTTCACCACCGGCTCGGCCTCGGCCCGTTCCACCATCTACGCCACCGACCTGGCCAAGGGCCTGCAGGTGCCGATCTTCCACGTCAACGCCGACGACCCCGAGACGGTGGCCCGTACCGCACGCCACGCCTACGAGTACCGGCGCACCTTCCACAAGGACGTCATCATCGACCTCATCTGCTACCGGCGCCGCGGGCACAACGAGGGGGACGACCCCTCGATGACCCAGCCGCTCATGTACCGGCTCATCGACTCCCTGGACTCCACCCGAGGGGTCTACACCTCCGCTCTCGTGGGGCGCGGCGACGTCACCCCGCAGGAGGCCCAGGAGATCGCCAAGAGCTACCAGGACGAGCTGGAGAGGATCTTCACCGAGGCCCGCCTCCAGGTCACCGGGGGCAAGGTCTCCGATACCGACGCCGAGACGACCAACACCTCCGCACAGGACCTGTCGGACCCCACGAAGGTGGGCGTGCCCCTGTCCTCCCTGGAGATCCCCTACTCCCAGCAGGCGGGCATCGGCATGATGCTCGGCTGGACCTCGGCCGTGCCGCGCGATGTCGTCGAGCGCATCGGGGACGCCCAGGTCTCCTGGCCCGAGTCCTTCACCGTCCACCCCAAGCTCCAGGCCATGCTCTCCAAGCGCCGCGAGGCCACACGCGAGGGCGGTATCGACTGGGGGCTCGGAGAGCTCATCGCCCTGGGGAGCCTGCTCATGGAGGGCGTGCCGATCCGCCTGGTCGGCGAGGACGCCCGCCGCGCCACCTTCGCCCAGCGTCACGCCGTCCTGCACGACCACACCTCCGGTCAGGAGTGGACGCCCCTGAACTTCCTCACGCCGGACCAGGCGCCCCTGGAGATCTACGACTCGCTGCTCAGCGAGTACGCCGCCCTGGCCTTCGAGTACGGCTACTCGGTGGAGCGGCCCGAGGGGCTGACCATGTGGGAGGCCCAGTTCGGCGACTTCGCCAACGGCGCCCAGTCCGTCATCGACGAGTACGTCACCTCCGCCGCCCAGAAGTGGGGGCAGCGCTCCGGCCTGGTCATGCTGCTCCCCCACGGCCAGGAGGGGCAGGGACCGGACCACTCCTCAGCCCGTATCGAGCGCTACCTGCAGATGTGCGCCCAGGACAACATGCTGGTGGCCCAGCCCTCCACGCCCGCCAGCTATTTCCACCTGCTGCGCGAGCACACCTACCGCCGCCCACGCCGTCCTCTCATCGTCTTCACCCCCAAGCAGCTGCTGCGTCTGAAGGCCGCCTGCTCACCGGTGGAGGACTTCACCTCCGGCACCTTCCAGCCGGTCATCGGGGAGACCGACGACGCCGTCCTAGCCGCGGCGCAGAAGCAGAACGTGGACCGGGTGCTGCTGTGCTCGGGGCGCGTCTACTACGACCTGCTGGCCCACCGGACCAAGATCGGGGACACGGGCACGGCCATCGTCCGCCTCGAGCAGCTCTACCCGCTAGATGCCTCTGCCATCGCCGAGGCGCTGGCTCCCTTCAGCGGGGCCGAGCTCGTGTGGGTTCAGGATGAGCCCGCCAACCAGGGCATGTGGCCCTACCTGGCGCTCAACCTGCCGACCGACCTGACCGGCGGTGTCCTGCCCACGCTGGTCTCCCGGCCCGAGGCCGCCGCCCCGGCGGTGGGCACCGCCGGCCTTCACCGCGCCCAGCAGGAGGAGATCATCCACCAGGCCTTCACCCGGGACTGA